One Vigna unguiculata cultivar IT97K-499-35 chromosome 11, ASM411807v1, whole genome shotgun sequence DNA window includes the following coding sequences:
- the LOC114169498 gene encoding cysteine-rich receptor-like protein kinase 10 has translation MMKHQNLMGIKTEMLKNPIRVSLSFMLLLFITTSAQAPIYMNSFCDNSTLVSSSYKANVDTLFSWLTTDSYESDGYNYTSVNSNNHNNDDAVYRLYSCRYDITGYFCKFCITTAANELSRRCSNSVGAIIWYDICIIRYTNQSFSGKVSLSPIWNTTGTRKIKDSSEVKKTEDSMESLIRKATVETKKFWAVEEFDWVENEKRYGWVQCDRGIKNDQCGECLHALLDIFPQCCSTNVQWAIFGPSCSIRMDDQNLYPNSDAMMFDEESLNGDLPTIPLTEVLHCTNNFSEASKLGEGGFGPVYKGILPDGRQIAVKRLSQFSGQGSQEFKNEVMFIAKLQHRNLVRLLGCCLEENEKMLVYEYMCNASLDSHLFGDEEKRKQLDWKLRLSIINGIAKGILYLHEDSRLRVIHRDLKASNVLLDSEMNPKISDFGLARAFEIGQNQAKTKRVVGTYGYMAPEYAMEGLFSVKSDVFSFGVIVLEIICGRKNSGFHLSEHGQSLLLYAWNIWSGGNCLELMDTALIKSFIASEVVKCLHVGLLCVQQDLADRPTMSKVVLMLGSDTMALPKPNHPAFSVGKLTSKEKSTLRSSKNLSINDVTFSSVLAR, from the exons ATGATGAAGCACCAAAACCTCATGGGGATCAAAACAGAAATGTTGAAGAACCCTATTAGGGTTAGTCTTAGCTTCATGCTCCTCCTTTTCATCACAACAAGTGCTCAAGCACCAATTTACATGAACAGTTTTTGTGACAACTCAACACTTGTTAGTTCTTCATACAAAGCCAACGTTGATACCCTTTTCTCATGGCTAACCACAGACTCATACGAAAGCGATGGATACAACTACACCTCTGTAAATAGCAACAACCACAACAATGATGATGCTGTTTATAGATTGTACAGTTGCAGATACGACATCACAGGGTATTTTTGCAAGTTCTGCATCACCACTGCTGCGAATGAACTCTCTCGAAGGTGTTCCAACAGTGTAGGAGCTATCATATGGTATGACATATGCATCATCCGTTACACAAACCAAAGCTTCAGTGGCAAAGTTAGTTTATCGCCAATATGGAATACTACCGGAACCAGAAAAATCAAG GACTCATCAGAAGTTAAGAAAACTGAGGATTCTATGGAGAGTTTGATTAGAAAAGCAACGGTGGAGACGAAGAAGTTTTGGGCAGTGGAAGAGTTTGATTGGGTTGAGAATGAGAAAAGATATGGTTGGGTGCAGTGTGACAGAGGTATTAAAAATGATCAGTGTGGTGAGTGTTTGCATGCATTGTTAGACATTTTTCCACAGTGTTGTTCTACAAATGTACAGTGGGCAATTTTTGGTCCAAGTTGTAGCATCAGGATGGATGATCAAAATCTCTACCCGAATTCAG ATGCGATGATGTTTGATGAGGAATCATTGAATGGAGATCTACCTACAATCCCATTAACCGAAGTTCTACATTGTACTAATAACTTTTCAGAAGCATCTAAGTTAGGGGAAGGTGGATTTGGCCCTGTTTACAAG GGAATTCTACCAGATGGAAGACAAATCGCAGTGAAAAGGCTCTCACAATTTTCTGGTCAGGGCTCACAGGAGTTCAAAAATGAAGTAATGTTTATAGCCAAATTGCAACATCGTAACCTTGTGAGACTTTTGGGGTGCTGTTTGGAGGAAAATGAGAAGATGCTTGTATATGAGTATATGTGTAATGCAAGCCTTGACTCTCACCTCTTTGGTG ATGAAGAGAAGAGAAAGCAACTTGATTGGAAACTAAGATTAAGCATTATCAATGGAATAGCAAAAGGTATTTTATATCTTCACGAGGACTCTCGACTCAGAGTAATTCATAGAGATCTCAAAGCTAGCAATGTTCTATTAGACAGTGAGATGAATCCCAAGATATCAGATTTTGGATTGGCCAGGGCATTTGAAATAGGACAGAACCAAGCAAAGACTAAACGAGTAGTGGGCACCTA TGGATACATGGCTCCAGAGTATGCTATGGAAGGATTATTTTCCGTGAAATCAGATGTTTTCAGCTTTGGAGTTATTGTGCTAGAAATCATTTGTGGAAGAAAGAACAGTGGATTCCATCTATCAGAACATGGTCAAAGTCTTCTTTTATAT GCTTGGAACATATGGAGTGGAGGAAATTGTTTGGAATTGATGGACACAGCACTGATAAAATCCTTCATAGCCAGTGAAGTTGTCAAGTGCTTACACGTTGGTTTGCTTTGTGTTCAACAAGATTTAGCAGATAGACCAACCATGTCTAAGGTTGTTCTAATGCTAGGAAGTGACACAATGGCCCTTCCAAAACCCAACCACCCTGCATTTTCTGTTGGAAAATTGACCTCTAAAGAAAAATCAACTTTAAGAAGTTCCAAGAATCTTTCTATTAATGATGTAACATTCTCAAGCGTTTTAGCAAGATAA
- the LOC114170457 gene encoding cysteine-rich receptor-like protein kinase 25 gives MMKHQNFMGITTEMLKNPIRVSLSFMLLRFITTSAQAPIYMNSYCENSTLVSSSYNANVDTLLSWLSTDSYKGDGYNYTSVNSNNHNNDDTVYGLYSCRFDMTGYFCQFCVTTAANELSRRCSNSVGAIIWYDICIIRYSNQSFSGKVSLSPIWKTTGTRKIKVFFHYEIWKLMRYG, from the coding sequence ATGATGAAGCACCAAAACTTCATGGGGATCACAACAGAAATGTTGAAGAACCCTATTAGGGTTAGTCTTAGCTTCATGCTCCTCCGTTTCATCACAACAAGTGCTCAAGCACCAATTTACATGAACAGTTATTGTGAGAACTCAACACTTGTTAGCTCTTCATACAATGCCAACGTTGACACCCTTCTCTCATGGCTATCCACAGACTCATACAAAGGCGATGGATACAACTACACCTCTGTAAATAGCAACAACCACAACAATGATGATACTGTTTATGGATTGTACAGCTGCAGATTCGACATGACAGGGTATTTTTGCCAGTTCTGCGTCACCACTGCTGCGAATGAACTCTCTCGAAGGTGTTCCAACAGTGTAGGAGCTATCATATGGTATGACATATGCATCATCCGTTACTCAAACCAAAGTTTCAGTGGCAAAGTTAGTTTATCTCCAATATGGAAGACTACCGGAACCAGAAAAATCAAGGTATTTTTTCATTATGAAATATGGAAACTTATGAGATATGGTTAA
- the LOC114169497 gene encoding putative disease resistance protein At3g14460: protein MGGMGKTTLAQHIFNDPKIKEARFDEKVWVWVSDDFDVLKVSKAIIRAFTKSKDDSEDLEMVHGKLKEKLTGRKFLLVLDDVWNEDRDQWKSLQTPLKYGAKGSKILVTTRSSKVASTMESNTIHQLKQLRENHSWKVFAKHAVQDDNSKLNSKMKEIGMKIVEKCKGLPLALETVGSLLHSKSTVSDWEGVLRSNIWYSKIIPTLLLSYYHLPSHLKRCFAYCALFPKNYEFEKESLILLWMAQNFLHCSQQSKSHEVGEQYFNDLLSRSFFQQSIISDETRFVMHDFVNDLAKYVSGEVCFRLGVDKAERVPKTTRHFSTMEDPFEYREFRSLSDAKGLRTFLTIHGYCRMSIQDLISNFKFLRVLSLSFCRNIEEVPDTVDNLIHLRLLDLSGTKIERLPDTTCSLCNLKVLKLNNCLYLGELPSTLHELTNLRLLELMGTTLRKVPLLLGELKNLQLWMGSFEVGNNVSEFNIQQLEELDLHGELSIKNIENIVNPCDALAADLKNKTHLVGLHLERDLKRNIDDSIKEREVLENLQPSKHLEKLKIDGYCGTEFPNWLSDNSLSNVVSLVLMRCKHCLWLPSLGLFTFLKDLTIDGLDSIGRIDADFYGNSGSVFACLETLSFTDMKEWEEWHCIPGAFPNLQRLTVKNCPKLKGHLPEQLSHLMELTIKHCDQLVGWIPRAVEIEDVKMEPSSVDMIGSGLSDTPLEYLIITSCPSINIPINHCYHFLVELEIRHGCDSLKTFPLDLFPKLRKLILEECCNLQVIPQEHPHSHLKLLEIIKCSEFESFSNEGLFAPQLESFRIVGLEKLKSMPKRMSSLLPSLNNLFIFDCAEVEFSEGCLPSNLNVMFLLNCFKLVASLKGAWGTNPSLKSLYIHKVDLECFPDEGLLPPSLTKLSIDNCPNLKKLDYRGLCHLSSLQRLSLYNCPILQCLPEEGLPESISELEIKDCPLLK, encoded by the exons ttgaaagaaaagttGACTGGAAGGAAGTTTCTCCTCGTTCTGGATGATGTCTGGAACGAAGACAGAGACCAATGGAAATCATTGCAAACTCCTCTTAAGTATGGGGCTAAGGGAAGTAAAATTCTTGTCACAACACGCAGTAGCAAAGTAGCTTCTACCATGGAGTCAAACACTATACACCAACTAAAGCAATTACGAGAAAATCACAGTTGGAAAGTTTTTGCTAAACATGCAGTGCAAGATGATAACTCTAAGTTGAATTCTAAGATGAAGGAGATTGGCATGAAGATAGTTGAAAAGTGCAAAGGATTGCCTCTAGCCCTTGAAACGGTAGGATCTCTTTTACACTCAAAGTCAACTGTTTCAGATTGGGAAGGTGTATTGAGAAGCAACATATGGTATAGTAAAATCATTCCCACTTTGTTGTTGAGCTATTACCATCTCCCTTCTCATCTCAAGAGATGTTTCGCTTATTGTGCGTTATTCCCCAAAAACTATGAGTTTGAGAAGGAGAGCTTAATTCTGCTATGGATGGCTCAAAATTTTCTACATTGCTCTCAACAAAGTAAGTCTCATGAAGTAGGTGAACAATACTTCAATGATCTGTTATCAAGGTCATTCTTTCAACAATCAATTATATCCGATGAAACACGTTTTGTCATGCACGACTTTGTTAATGATTTGGCCAAATATGTTTCTGGTGAAGTGTGTTTCAGGTTGGGAGTTGATAAAGCAGAACGAGTACCAAAGACAACCCGTCATTTTTCAACTATGGAGGATCCTTTTGAATATCGTGAGTTTAGGAGTTTATCCGATGCTAAAGGGCTACGGACATTTTTGACCATACATGGGTATTGTAGGATGTCAATACAAGATTTGATCTCCAACTTTAAGTTCTTGCGAGTCTTATCTTTGTCTTTCTGTCGTAACATAGAAGAGGTGCCTGACACTGTCGACAATCTTATACATCTTCGTTTATTAGACCTCTCAGGTACCAAAATAGAGAGACTTCCTGACACAACGTGCTCACTCTGTAACTTGAAAGTGTTAAAGCTGAACAATTGTTTATATTTGGGAGAGTTGCCATCGACTTTGCATGAACTCACCAATTTGCGCCTCCTTGAACTTATGGGAACTACTTTAAGAAAGGTTCCACTGCTTTTAGGAGAATTGAAGAATCTTCAACTATGGATGGGTAGTTTTGAGGTTGGCAACAATGTTAGTGAGTTCAACATTCAACAGCTAGAAGAACTTGATCTTCATGGAGAgctctcaattaaaaatattgaaaatattgtgAATCCCTGTGATGCCTTGGCAGCGGATTTGAAGAATAAAACACATCTTGTAGGGCTACATTTAGAGCGGGATTTGAAGCGGAACATTGACGAttcaataaaagaaagagaagtacTTGAGAATCTGCAACCTTCCAAACATTTGGAGAAGTTGAAAATCGATGGCTATTGTGGTACAGAATTTCCCAATTGGTTATCTGATAATTCCCTCTCAAATGTTGTGTCCTTAGTCTTGATGCGTTGTAAACATTGCCTATGGTTGCCTTCCCTTGGACTTTTTACATTTCTTAAGGACTTGACAATTGACGGCCTTGATTCAATAGGAAGGATAGATGCTGATTTTTATGGGAACAGTGGTTCTGTATTTGCATGCTTGGAAACATTGAGCTTTACTGATATGAAGGAATGGGAAGAATGGCATTGCATACCAGGTGCTTTTCCAAATCTTCAAAGACTTACTGTGAAGAATTGCCCCAAGCTGAAAGGGCACTTGCCAGAGCAACTTTCTCATTTAATGGAACTAACTATTAAGCATTGCGACCAACTTGTGGGTTGGATTCCAAGGGCTGTAGAAATTGAAGATGTGAAGATGGAGCCATCATCAGTTGATATGATTGGGTCAGGCTTATCTGATACACCTCTTGAATACTTGATTATTACTTCTTGTCCGAGCATTAATATTCCCATAAACCATTGCTACCATTTCCTTGTAGAATTGGAGATCAGACATGGCTGTGACTCTCTCAAGACCTTCCCTCTAGATTTGTTCCCAAAACTCCGTAAGCTTATATTAGAAGAGTG TTGTAACCTACAAGTTATACCGCAGGAGCATCCTCATAGTCATTTGAAGCTTTTGGAAATTATAAAATGCtctgaatttgaatcatttTCCAATGAAGGACTATTTGCACCTCAGCTAGAGTCCTTTCGGATTGTGGGACTGGAGAAATTGAAATCAATGCCTAAACGCATGTCTTCCCTACTTCCATCACTTAATAACTTGTTCATATTTGACTGTGCAGAAGTGGAGTTTTCTGAGGGATGTTTGCCATCAAATCTAAATGTGATGTTTCTCTTGAATTGCTTCAAACTTGTTGCCTCACTAAAGGGGGCTTGGGGAACCAACCCTTCCCTAAAATCCTTGTATATTCATAAGGTGGATTTGGAGTGTTTTCCGGATGAAGGTTTGCTCCCACCCTCTCTTACTAAGCTAAGCATAGATAATTGTCCAAATCTTAAGAAACTGGACTACAGGGGTCTCTGTCACCTCTCCTCTCTTCAGAGATTGAGTCTTTATAATTGTCCAATACTCCAATGCTTGCCAGAGGAGGGCCTGCCCGAATCCATTTCAGAACTCGAAATTAAAGACTGTCCGTTGCTCAAATAG